GCTGAATGTCCTTAGGCATGATAGTTACTCTCTTGGCGTGGATAGCGCACAAGTTAGTGTCTTCGAACAAGCCTACTAAATAAGCTTCGCTAGCTTCCTGGAGAGCCATAACAGCAGAACTCTGGAATCGGAGATCAGTTTTGAAGTCCTGAGCGATTTCTCGAACCAAACGCTGGAATGGCAATTTTCGGATCAAGAGTTCAGTGGATTTTTGATAACGACGGATTTCTCTCAAAGCAACAGTTCCGGGCCTGTAACGATGGGGCTTCTTAACACCTCCGGTGGCTGGGGCGCTCTTACGAGCGGCCTTAGTAGCCAGTTGTTTCCTGGGGGCTTTACCTCCAGTACTCTTACGGGCGGTCTGCTTGGTACGTGCCATGACTGACTATTCTCAAACGACTTTGAACAGAAAATGGGGCGCACAAAGATGACTTCGCTTAAATATGCTCCGAAACAGAAGGGGAAGGTGGGTGAGCGAGTCGAAACCGACCAATCGTAAAAGCGAAAAGGCGGGCGGGCGGATTCTTGGCGGTTtcgttattaagaatatttttatattacgttTCAGACTCTCGACTGTCAAGATGTCCGAGGAAACAGCCGCTGCCCCTGCAACTCCAGCCACTGCCACGCCtaagaaaaaggcaaaaagtgGCGCAACCAAATCGAAACCTAATCCTCCAACTCATCCCAAGGTTTCCGAAATGGTTGTGAAATCCATCACCACTCTGAAAGAGCGAGGTGGCTCTTCACTGCAAGCTATCAAAAAGCACATCAGCAGTCAGTACAAAGTCGACATCGACCGTTTGACtcctttcatcaaaaaatatttgaaaagcgcTGTCGCTGCTGGAACTCTGGTTCAAACCAAAGGAAAGGGAGCTAACGGTTCATTCAAGCTGAGTGCATCCGGTCAAAAAACCAAGGAGCCAAAGAAAATCGTGAAAAAGCCTAAAAAGGAAGGAGCTGCTTCTCCAAAGAAAGCAAAAGCCCCTGCTAAGAAAACGGCCAAGCCGAAGGAAAAAGCAGAGAAAAAGAAGAAGCCTGCTGCTGCTAAGAAAGCCACTGCTGGGGCTAAAAAAGTAGCCAAACCCAAATCTCCTAAGAAGGCAAAGGCTACAAAGCCAAAAGCTCCCAAGCCCAAGAAATTAAAAACACCCAAAAAAGCAGCTCCTAAAAAAACTTCCAAGAAGTAAATGGactgaacaaaaaaatttttcgttaaaaaaaaaaaacggcccttCTTAGGGCCATAAAACAGGTGTAAAAAACACATGTGCCaagccaaaattaatttaatttaatatataattcccACAGTCATTTACTTAAACTTGatcaagccattttttttttttttttttttttttcattaaaagccaAGAAAAACCATAGCACAcacaataatatgttttaaacacatttaacaactcaatatttttatgatacatgTTTAAGATGCAAACACTTCAAAATCATGTAAAGTGAATAGTGTGTAATGGGAATCAGAGACAtgtgtttatattctatttcacaccgtgtatataaatgaaaatattaattgaaaaaaaaaaaaatgcttgtaatgaaataatgtttatacaataattGTGTCATACTGTTCAATTGagtattttgttttacaaaagaaACAGGTTATTATTCATGCAATAGTTGTACACACATATGCAGTCAAGTAATTCTTATTTGTGTATGTGTAAGcagcacaaataaaacaaaaattcaatacatattaaaaaaaaacattgaaatgcaataaatgaacattcttaatatttagcaaaaaacaaaaattaaatcatttataaaatcaaatctgcaaaatgatgataacatttaaaaacaataaataagtgcaccataattattgaaaataaattattattaaaaaaagtctgtCTATAAGTAATCAAATGAAAGCTTCTTATTGAGAGACAAGGCATGGGTGTCTTCACCAAATGACATTTCAAATCAATCACACTGATTAGTTAACCTCTAACCCTgatttgcatgtttatttatgGTATAAGCACGTTACCATAGAAATGAATGCTTGACAACtgattctacgcatgtgcaatTCTCATATGTTGACATTTAGTTTCTGTTTCTTCTTagtgtataattattaattctgaacCCCTGCtttcaggaaaattatttttgtttttttctttgggggggggggggggtagaaggATGTAAATTCTAgcagaaaagtatatttttatatcaaatatacaaTGAAAATGGTTGTTACTTAAGAAAGTGACAGAGCc
The window above is part of the Argiope bruennichi chromosome 7, qqArgBrue1.1, whole genome shotgun sequence genome. Proteins encoded here:
- the LOC129975181 gene encoding histone H1C-like produces the protein MLRNRRGRWVSESKPTNRKSEKAGGRILGGFVIKNIFILRFRLSTVKMSEETAAAPATPATATPKKKAKSGATKSKPNPPTHPKVSEMVVKSITTLKERGGSSLQAIKKHISSQYKVDIDRLTPFIKKYLKSAVAAGTLVQTKGKGANGSFKLSASGQKTKEPKKIVKKPKKEGAASPKKAKAPAKKTAKPKEKAEKKKKPAAAKKATAGAKKVAKPKSPKKAKATKPKAPKPKKLKTPKKAAPKKTSKK